Proteins from a genomic interval of Fusarium oxysporum Fo47 chromosome I, complete sequence:
- a CDS encoding molybdopterin binding aldehyde oxidase/xanthine dehydrogenase, which yields MAPSAVSPTRESNPEPLATLTSKFDDTLRFYLNGTKVVLDDIDPEVTVLEYLRGIGLTGTKLGCGEGGCGACTIVVSQYNPTTKKIYHASVNACLAPLVSLDGKHVVTVEGIGSSQKPHPTQERIAKSNGSQCGFCTPGIVMSLYALLRNNDSPSKDDVEEAFDGNLCRCTGYRSILDAAQTFSVEKPGMKFKKAGGTGCCMENGNGPPSGGCCMDKANLDDAPIKRFTPPGFIEYNPDTELIFPPALKRHELRPLAFGNKRRRWYRPVTVEQLLRIKSAHPQAKIIGGSTETQIETKFKALQYPVSVYVGDIAELRQYTFKEDHLEVGGNVVLTDLESICEHAIPHYGWERAQVFEAMLKQLKFFAGRQIRNVGTPAGNLVTASPISDLNPVFWAANAVLVAKSSTKETEIPVSQFFTGYRKTALAQDAIIASIRIPVTQSKGEYFRAYKQAKRKDDDIAIVTGALRVRLDDAGIVQEAALIYGGMAAMTAAAKTAMEYLVGRRFSDLETLEGTMNALGRDFDLQFSVPGGMASYRKSLAFGFFYRFYHDVLTILDGSSEQVDKEAIDEIERDLSSGAVDEDAAVAYKKEVTGKSNPHLAALKQTTGEAQYTDDIPAMKNELHACYVLSKRAHAKIISIDYSAALDIPGVVDVVDKDDMPSPDANKFGAPHFDEVFFAEGKVLTVGQPIALVLATSPLRAQEAARAVKVEYEDLPSVLSIEDAIAADSYHNFYREIKKGDTEKAFKECDHVFTGTVRMGGQEHFYLETNACLVVPKPEDGEMEIFASTQNANETQVFASRVCDVQSNKVVVRVKRLGGGFGGKESRSVILSSILALAAKKTKRPVRYMLSREEDMVTSGQRHPFLGKYKIGVNKDGKIQALDCDVFNNAGWTFDLSAAVCERAMTHIDGCYDIPNVYIRGRLCKTNTMSNTAFRGFGGPQGMFIAESYMEEVADRLGMPVEALRQINLYEKDGQTHFGQGLGDWHVPLMYKQVQEEAMYEARRHAITDFNQTNKWRKRGLALIPTKFGISFTALFLNQAGALVHIYHDGSVLVAHGGTEMGQGLHTKLTQIAAQTLGVPLDNVFISETSTNTVANASATAASASSDLNGYAIFNACEQLNERLAPYRKKLGPEATMKDLAHAAYFDRVNLSAQGFYKTPEIGYDWNTGKGKMFFYFTQGVAAAEVELDLLTGTWTCIRADIKMDVGQSINPAIDYGQIQGAFIQGLGLFTMEESLWLRNGPMAGHLFTRGPGAYKIPGFRDIPQTFNVSLLKDVEWKELRTIQRSRGVGEPPFFMGSSVFFAIRDALKAARAQSGVKATIGDDSCEGLLRLESPATPERIRLACEDEIMRKARVLPKEGERSFFVAI from the exons ATGGCGCCTAGCGCTGTATCTCCCACAAGGGAGTCCAACCCTGAGCCCTTGGCAACCCTAACCTCTAAATTCGATGATACCCTTCGATTCTATCTTAACGGAACCAAAGTCGTTCTGGACGACATAGATCCAGAGGTCACAGTCTTGGAATACCTACGAGGAATTGGCCTCACAGGGACAAAACT TGGATGTGGCGAAGGCGGTTGCGGAGCTTGCACAATCGTGGTCAGCCAGTATAACCCAACAACCAAGAAGATCTACCATGCCAGTGTCAACGCATGTCTAGCTCCTCTCGTCAGTTTAGACGGTAAACATGTCGTTACCGTTGAAGGTATCGGTAGCTCCCAGAAGCCCCATCCAACTCAGGAGCGCATTGCCAAGTCTAATGGTAGCCAATGTGGTTTCTGCACTCCTGGTATTGTGATGAGCTTGTATGCTTTACTACGAAACAACGACTCACCCTCTAaagatgatgttgaggaggcgTTTGATGGCAACTTGTGTCGATGTACTGGATACCGTTCTATCCTAGATGCGGCTCAAACGTTCAGTGTTGAAAAGCCGGGTATGAAGTTTAAGAAAGCAGGGGGCACTGGATGCTGCATGGAGAACGGTAACGGTCCACCCAGTGGAGGTTGCTGTATGGACAAAGCAAACCTTGATGATGCACCTATCAAAAGGTTCACGCCTCCAGGATTCATCGAGTATAACCCAGACACAGAACTTATCTTCCCACCGGCCCTCAAGAGACACGAGTTACGGCCTCTGGCATTCGGAAACAAGAGACGGAGGTGGTATCGCCCTGTCACCGTTGAACAACTCCTGCGGATCAAGAGTGCACACCCTCAGGCAAAGATTATCGGTGGAAGCACAGAAACTCAGATCGAAACAAAGTTTAAGGCTTTGCAATACCCTGTGTCGGTTTATGTTGGCGATATCGCTGAGTTGCGGCAGTACACTTTCAAGGAGGATCACCTTGAGGTTGGTGGTAATGTTGTCTTGACTGACCTTGAGAGTATCTGCGAGCATGCTATCCCTCATTATGGATGGGAACGCGCACAGGTATTTGAAGCGATgctcaagcagctcaagttCTTCGCTGGTCGACAAATTCGAAACGTTGGTACTCCTGCGGGTAACCTGGTCACAGCATCGCCAATCTCAGATCTCAACCCCGTATTCTGGGCTGCGAATGCTGTGTTAGTGGCTAAGTCGTCCACCAAGGAGACAGAGATCCCTGTTTCCCAATTCTTTACAGGTTATCGAAAGACAGCACTCGCACAGGATGCGATCATTGCGTCGATACGAATTCCAGTCACTCAAAGCAAGGGCGAATACTTCAGGGCGTACAAGCAAGCCAAAAGAAAGGATGACGATATCGCGATTGTTACTGGAGCTCTGCGGGTTCGCTTGGATGATGCAGGTATCGTTCAAGAAGCAGCCCTCATTTATGGTGGCATGGCTGCCATGACGGCTGCTGCCAAAACAGCTATGGAATACCTTGTTGGCAGGCGGTTTTCTGATTTGGAGACTTTGGAGGGAACCATGAACGCACTTGGTCGCGACTTTGACTTGCAATTTAGTGTTCCGGGTGGCATGGCGTCTTACCGAAAGTCTTTGGCCTTTGGATTCTTCTACCGATTCTATCATGACGTTCTGACGATCCTCGATGGAAGCTCGGAGCAGGTCGACAAGGAGGCTATTGACGAGATTGAGCGAGACTTGTCCAGTGGAGCAGtcgatgaagatgctgctgtGGCTTACAAGAAGGAAGTGACTGGCAAATCTAACCCCCATCTGGCTGCCCTCAAGCAAACAACAGGCGAGGCGCAATACACCGACGATATTCCTGCTATGAAGAACGAGCTTCACGCCTGTTATGTCCTTTCAAAACGAGCACACGCCAAGATCATCTCTATCGACTACTCGGCTGCTTTGGATATTCCGGGAGtagttgatgttgttgataaggATGACATGCCATCCCCTGATGCCAACAAATTCGGTGCACCTCACTTTGACGAGGTTTTCTTCGCTGAGGGCAAGGTTCTGACAGTGGGTCAACCGATTGCCTTAGTTCTGGCGACTTCTCCTCTGCGAGCTCAGGAGGCTGCCCGAGCAGTCAAGGTTGAATATGAAGATTTGCCATCTGTGCTCTCGATTGAGGATGCTATTGCAGCCGATAGCTACCACAACTTCTACAGAGAAATCAAGAAGGGAGATACGGAGAAGGCTTTCAAGGAGTGTGACCATGTGTTCACTGGAACAGTAAGAATGGGTGGTCAAGAACATTTCTACCTCGAGACCAATGCTTGCTTGGTTGTCCCCAAGCCTGAGGATGGAGAGATGGAGATCTTTGCCAGTACCCAGAACGCCAACGAAAC ACAAGTATTCGCTTCGCGAGTTTGCGATGTACAGTCGAACAAGGTTGTCGTTCGTGTCAAACGACTGGGTGGCGGTTTCGGAGGAAAGGAGTCACGATCGGTGATTCTCAGCTCCATCTTGGCGCTCGCGGCAAAGAAGACCAAGAGACCAGTCCGATATATGCTGTCGCGAGAGGAAGACATGGTTACAAGCGGACAACGCCATCCTTTCCTTGGCAAATACAAGATCGGAGTGAACAAGGACGGTAAGATCCAAGCTTTGGATTGTGATGTCTTCAACAATGCAGGATGGACATTCGACCTCAGTGCAGCCGTATGCGAGCGAGCAATGACCCATATCGATGGTTGCTACGATATTCCTAATGTGTACATTCGAGGACGCTTGTGCAAGACGAACACGATGTCCAATACTGCGTTCCGAGGATTTGGCGGACCTCAGGGCATGTTCATCGCAGAGTCGTACATGGAGGAGGTGGCTGACCGATTGGGAATGCCCGTCGAAGCGCTGCGCCAGATCAACTTGTACGAGAAGGACGGCCAGACTCATTTTGGTCAAGGTCTTGGAGATTGGCATGTTCCCCTGATGTACAAGCAGGTGCAGGAAGAGGCGATGTACGAAGCACGCCGACATGCCATTACCGATTTCAATCAAACGAACAAGTGGCGGAAGAGAGGTCTGGCATTGATTCCGACGAAGTTTGGTATTTCGTTCACCGCTCTCTTCCTGAATCAGGCTGGCGCTTTGGTGCACATTTATCACGATGGCTCTGTCTTGGTGGCCCACGGTGGTACTGAGATGGGACAAGGCTTGCATACTAAGCTCACCCAGATTGCAGCACAAACACTAGGTGTTCCATTGGACAATGTCTTCATCTCCGAGACTTCCACCAATACGGTAGCCAACGCCTCCGCAAcagctgcttcagcctcgtCAGATCTGAACGGATACGCCATTTTCAACGCATGTGAACAGCTGAACGAGCGACTGGCACCATATCGAAAGAAGCTGGGCCCAGAGGCGACCATGAAGGATCTTGCCCATGCTGCTTACTTCGATCGTGTCAACCTTTCTGCCCAAGGCTTCTACAAGACGCCCGAAATTGGATATGACTGGAATACtggcaagggcaagatgTTCTTCTACTTCACTCAGGGAGTTGCCGCAGCTGAAGTGGAGCTTGATCTACTGACTGGAACATGGACCTGCATACGCGCAGATATCAAGATGGATGTTGGTCAGTCTATCAACCCAGCGATCGACTATGGTCAAATCCAGGGTGCGTTCATCCAaggtcttggtctcttcaCGATGGAAGAGTCATTATGGCTACGCAACGGTCCCATGGCCGGGCATCTCTTTACACGAGGTCCTGGCGCATACAAGATTCCAGGTTTCCGAGATATTCCTCAAACATTCAACGTGTCACTTCTCAAAGATGTGGAATGGAAAGAGTTACGTACTATTCAACGCAGCCGTGGTGTGGGTGAACCGCCTTTCTTCATGGGAAGTTCAGTCTTCTTCGCTATTCGAGATGCGCTCAAGGCAGCTCGCGCACAATCCGGAGTAAAGGCTACGATCGGCGATGACTCTTGTGAGGGGCTTCTGCGGCTCGAGAGTCCAGCAACGCCTGAAAGGATCCGATTGGCGTGTGAGGATGAGATTATGCGCAAGGCAAGAGTTTTACCCAAGGAGGGAGAAAGGAGTTTCTTTGTTGCGATCTAG
- a CDS encoding pyridoxal phosphate-dependent transferase, producing the protein MLRSILTPSRPSQSVLQTTLRSNIPLHLSRSFSSSVSVMSNQTQKLKPAARVQGQKKDVWSMINEAAASSPIQPIVNLGQGFFGYNPPDFILNAAKEALDRVECNQYAPAKGRPRLRKALADAYSPLWGRQLDPESEIIITTGANEGMLSAFMGFIEPGDEVIVFEPFFDQYISNIQMPGGKVVYVPLHPPETGATKNSSAADWTIDFDELEKAFTPRTKMIVINTPHNPVGKVFHKDELQKIADLAVKHQTIILSDEVYDRLFYVPFTRIANLSPEVEKLTLTVGSAGKNFYATGWRVGWLIGPPELIQPVTAAHTRICFSTPAPFQEAAAIGFEQADKNGFWDETIKEMKAKVDRLNEVFEELNLPVTYPEGGYFLLVNMAKVKLPEDYPFPPHVASRPRDFKLAWFLIQEIGVAAIPPTEFYTPNNAHLAEDYIRFAVCKNDDILEQAKERLRGLKKYIQE; encoded by the exons TAACCAGACTCAAAAGCTCAAGCCCGCGGCTCGAGTCCAGggccagaagaaggatgtTTG GTCCATGATCAATGAGGCCGCTGCGTCTTCACCTATCCAGCCTATTGTGAACTTGGGCCAGGGTTTCTTTGGTTACAACCCTCCTGACTTTATTCTTAACGCTGCCAAAGAGGCTTTGGACCGTGTTGAGTGCAATCAGTATGCGCCTGCTAAGGGACGACCGCGGTTGAGGAAAGCCCTTGCGGATGCATATTCACCATTGTGGGGTCGTCAGTTGGACCCTGAGTCTGAGATTATCATCACAACTGGTGCTAATGAGGGTATGCTGAGTGCATTTATGGGTTTTATTGAGCCTGGTGACGAGGTTATTGTGTTTGAGccattctttgatca ATATATCAGCAACATTCAGATGCCCGGCGGCAAGGTCGTCTATGTTCCCCTTCACCCTCCAGAGACAGGAGCTACAAAGAACTCTTCGGCCGCAGACTGGACgatcgactttgatgagctCGAGAAGGCCTTCACACCCCGCACTAAGATGATTGTCATCAACACTCCCC ACAACCCTGTAGGCAAGGTCTTTCACAAGGACGAGTTACAAAAGATTGCCGATCTTGCTGTCAAGCACCAGACTATCATTCTCTCAGATGAAGTTTATGACCGTCTTTTCTATGTGCCGTTTACTCGAATTGCCAACCTTTCTCCTGAGGTGGAGAAGCTCACTCTTACTGTTGGATCTGCTGGAAAGAACTTTTATGCCACTGGCTGGCGTGTCG GTTGGTTGATTGGCCCCCCAGAGCTAATCCAGCCCGTCACTGCCGCTCACACACGTAtctgcttctcaacacccGCCCCCTTTCAAGAAGCTGCCGCCATTGGTTTCGAGCAAGCCGACAAGAATGGTTTCTGGGATGAGACCATCAAGGAgatgaaggccaaggtcGACCGTCTCAACGAGGTATTCGAGGAGCTCAACCTGCCCGTGACATACCCCGAAGGCGGTTACTTCCTTCTCGTCAACATGGCTAAGGTCAAGCTACCAGAGGATTACCCCTTTCCTCCTCACGTCGCAAGCCGCCCCCGAGATTTCAAGCTGGCGTGGTTCCTCATCCAGGAGATTGGTGTTGCGGCTATTCCTCCCACAGAGTTTTATACTCCTAACAATGCGCACTTGGCGGAGGATTATATCCGATTTGCTGTGTGTAAGAATGATGATATTTTGGAGCAGGCTAAGGAGAGGCTAAGGGGACTGAAGAAGTACATTCAAGAGTAG
- a CDS encoding meiosis protein SPO22/ZIP4 like-domain-containing protein yields MTDRNAATMGKSAKQEPAKGDDGKAVNRDKNSNATASSNHKAPTKKRRKVNHACVYCRRSHMTCDLERPCTRCIKRNIGHLCHDEPRDADSKKAKSVQSTQSIQAPSVVDESDAQSDMARSSISSTMGPPPPTFDTTRQRGSKSFGGVLGQGSPLSIVQPGQVSGLQGNALNNGNSNANQFAGFQDAWMTAQNHFHDMHSYHPNYMIASEVTHEFNLLNDFLHTSLLDDGSVPPEEQQSPAFKRSSQSQSEMLPRFGNNANTSMGAGGSNTMSNMTEGSMLPPPPNVEGKNIPRPGSVVPADKAREYYLQAADPSGNDTPEERMARVLKAKYDAGLLKPFNYINGYSRLGAYLNSHITTASREKILRTIARFRPAFREKAHALTDIELVYVEMWFEKQLMDYDRVFASMAVPACCWRRTGEIFRGNKEMAELIGVSVAQLRDGKIALHEILTEESMVRYWEEFGTIAFDPAHETLLTACSLKNPTPGSTHPVVKCCFSFMIRRDEHKLKKKKIVGIGNGAWIQGFGAIGTEFATDLFSKLPTSCDSSSTDVLLSDLNHHITTANVLAENRIAPPLEVSRNLKDIGRKLWNECIKERRKRDNLLKSASRTQLLVRTRVLAFLAHALAREHRRGKRRDNLEEIIYVMGLSLTLARVCVESSDLDGALLSMAKAADYIDRLKKIDNLTTEDRVQVQKIEAEYLTMRCALSWKQGRLDVAEHMYAKAGDLLHNLDPSSAEHLADTFHEIGGDLLSRGDNEMALKWLRRALGLINDQALERLSTEGLELRISIHHELIQALLATGSQDGLQEAEDLVSHVESEIGDKPVVLHWRLEILQRSPSEFFNADACASILRRMIRSLDLSDAGLDFLLHGISELRMRGPRLAIGLMDELLLRKLMPSRNMDWIGKAIVRRVWIGTMEADASVSVADLIHTLDQLVQEADQCDVEASTAALSQYKESQLWCQAALHSIFANSGEACQGKFSRRLVLCATSCSDSEAALSAFHSMPRSIQDEPLTRYLMFRVSLLDWDHDLGRQCVEFLGKFAEKSQCRDILYACIRDAQHVGDKLMTLEALKAVAETFDAEGSLTINLPSILRCTIRLIHSLESQEGSEGDRSPELAEETCRIFERAGEHAKLEPKDEQGCRVFTVSELHWFRKNAYNIGVTKCHVWGLWYLIRIFRACLAFVDCYPSDLPSEDDTDLRLMSVRCHFVVAAALISQARTGDKVDEQLQQYLETRRHISEFDTLFDAHFRNDSKSQVYPDLLAKLSTLFVFDFESAVCLKSWDDLRHIIRKARICKDEMMYKAMGDCLLRSEASGNVVYGTMRLIINEIFSLEQFDNQQLAKYMRCMFQAILPLDDNLAFQVVEQAVQIAREGSQMQKPFPAEDLDWIIATTFNHAIDILARGDEDLCQQWAMKALDLTEYMDDNGDMRDMLRERVVKLDLSKGAPS; encoded by the exons ATGACCGACCGGAATGCCGCTACCATGGGCAAGAGCGCTAAGCAGGAGCCTGCCAAAGGCGACGATGGCAAGGCTGTGAATCGCGACAAGAACTCGAATGCCACTGCTTCTAGCAATCATAAGGCCCCTACGAAAAAGAGACGTAAAGTCAACCACG CTTGCGTATATTGTCGACGATCT CATATGACTTGCGATCTT GAGAGACCATGTACCAGATGCATTAAACGGAATATTGGGCATCTCTGTCACGATGAACCTCGCGATGCCGATTCCAAGAAGGCAAAGAGTGTTCAGAGCACCCAGAGCATACAGGCACCCTCTGTAGTTGATGAATCGGACGCACAGTCCGATATGGCTCGTAGCTCGATTTCTAGTACCATGGGCCCACCTCCCCCAACGTTTGACACGACGAGGCAGCGAGGTTCCAAATCTTTTGGGGGAGTGCTGGGTCAAGGAAGCCCACTGTCCATTGTGCAACCCGGCCAGGTCTCGGGCCTGCAGGGCAATGCGTTGAACAACGGCAACAGTAACGCGAATCAAT TTGCGGGTTTCCAAGATGCGTGGATGACAGCCCAGAACCATTTTCATGATATGCACAGCTATCACCCCAACTACATGATTGCCTCAGAAGTCACTCACGAgttcaatcttctcaacgaTTTCCTCCATACGAGTCTACTCGATGACGGTAGTGTGCCGCCAGAGGAACAACAGAGCCCGGCATTCAAGCGGTCGAGCCAGAGCCAGTCGGAGATGCTACCCAGGTTTGGAAATAACGCCAACACCTCTATGGGAGCTGGTGGTTCAAACACCATGTCAAACATGACAGAAGGATCAATGCTGCCACCCCCTCCGAATGTTGAGGGTAAGAACATTCCACGACCGGGAAGCGTTGTGCCCGCCGACAAGGCTCGCGAATACTATCTACAAGCTGCCGACCCATCAGGCAACGACACGCCAGAGGAGCGGATGGCGCGTGTGCTCAAGGCCAAGTACGACGCAGGGCTTCTAAAGCCGTTCAATTACATCAACGGTTATTCTCGCTTGGGTGCGTATCTCAATTCACACATCACAACAGCGTCAAGAGAAAAGATTCTGAGGACCATCGCCCGGTTCCGGCCCGCTTTTCGAGAAAAGGCACATGCTTTGACGGATATAGAACTTGTGTACGTTGAGATGTGGTTTGAGAAACAGCTCATGGACTATGACCGGGTGTTTGCAAGTATGGCAGTGCCCGCGTGCTGCTGGCGAAGAACCGGTGAAATCTTCAGGGGCAACAAGGAGATGGCAGAGTTGATTGGCGTGTCAGTAGCTCAGCTCAGAGAT GGCAAAATCGCGTTGCACGAAATCCTCACAGAAGAATCAATGGTGCGATACTGGGAAGAGTTTGGCACGATTGCCTTCGATCCGGCACATGAGACCCTCTTGACAGCCTGCTCCCTGAAGAATCCAACCCCTGGGTCAACGCATCCAGTTGTGAAATGTTGTTTCTCGTTCATGATCAGAAGAGATGAGCACAAACT taagaaaaagaaaatagtCGGAATTGGGAACGGCGCTTGGATACAAGGATTCGGAGC TATCGGGACAGAATTCGCCACAGATCTCTTTTCCAAGTTGCCCACCTCATGTGACTCGAGCTCGACCGATGTTCTCCTTTCCGACCTGAACCATCACATAACCACAGCCAATGTTCTTGCGGAGAACCGCATTGCTCCTCCGTTAGAAGTCTCCAGGAATCTAAAGGACATCGGGAGGAAGCTATGGAACGAATGTATCAAAGAAAGGAGAAAGAGGGACAACCTCCTGAAGTCCGCTTCCAGGACTCAACTGCTGGTTCGTACTCGGGTTCTGGCCTTCCTTGCCCATGCTCTCGCACGGGAGCATCGACGTGGTAAAAGAAGGGATAATTTGGAAGAAATTATATACGTGATGGGCTTGTCACTCACGTTAGCGCGAGTTTGTGTCGAATCATCGGACCTGGACGGAGCACTTCTGAGTATGGCCAAAGCTGCGGATTACATTGACCGACTAAAGAAGATCGACAACTTGACCACTGAAGATAGGGTGCAGGTGCAAAAGATCGAGGCTGAGTATTTGACCATGCGATGTGCTTTA TCGTGGAAACAGGGCCGTCTCGACGTTGCGGAGCACATGTACGCCAAAGCAGGTGACCTCTTACACAATCTCGATCCATCTTCTGCTGAACATTTGGCTGACACGTTTCACGAAATTGGGGGCGACCTCTTGTCGAGGGGCGATAATGAAATGGCTTTGAAGTGGCTCCGGCGAGCACTTGGCCTCATAAATGACCAAGCGCTGGAAAGACTTTCAACAGAAGGGCTGGAACTTCGAATATCCATCCACCACGAACTCATACAGGCATTGCTCGCCACAGGGTCGCAAGATGGGCtacaagaagctgaggatcTAGTGTCGCATGTTGAATCAGAGATCGGGGACAAGCCAGTGGTTCTACATTGGAGACTCGAGATTCTTCAACGATCTCCAAGCGAATTCTTCAACGCCGATGCATGCGCGAGTATACTGCGTCGTATGATACGGTCGCTAGATCTGTCGGACGCTGGGCTCGACTTTCTTCTACATGGTATCAGCGAACTGCGAATGAGAGGTCCACGTTTGGCGATAGGTCTCATGGATGAGTTATTACTCAGGAAACTTATGCCTTCCCGTAACATGGATTGGATAGGCAAAGCCATTGTCCGGCGAGTTTGGATTGGCACGATGGAAGCAGATGCGTCTGTGAGCGTAGCAGATTTAATCCATACCCTGGATCAACTCGTTCAAGAAGCTGATCAGTGTGATGTTGAGGCCTCAACTGCTGCACTTTCT CAGTACAAAGAATCCCAGCTTTGGTGCCAGGCTGCGCTCCACTCTATCTTCGCGAATAGTGGCGAGGCATGTCAGGGCAAGTTCAGCAGGAGGCTGGTGCTGTGCGCTACTTCTTGTAGTGATTCAGAAGCTGCACTTTCTGCATTTCACTCAATGCCTAGAAGCATCCAGGATGAGCCGCTCACCAGATACCTCATGTTCAGGGTTTCTCTTCTGGACTGGGACCATGACTTGGGTCGTCAATGTGTCGAATTCCTGGGCAAATTTGCCGAGAAATCTCAGTGTCGAGATATACTATACGCATGTATAAGAGATGCACAGCACGTCGGCGATAAGCTGATGACCTTGGAAGCTTTGAAGGCGGTGGCCGAAACCTTTGATGCTGAAGGCTCTTTGACTATCAATCTGCCATCGATTCTAAGGTGTACGATCAGGCTTATACACTCGCTTGAGTCGCAAGAGGGTAGTGAAGGAGACCGAAGTCCTGAACTTGCAGAAGAAACTTGCCGAATTTTCGAAAGGG CTGGTGAGCACGCCAAATTGGAACCAAAGGATGAGCAAGGTTGCAGAGTCTTCACAGTATCGGAGCTGCACTGGTTTCGAAAGAACGCATACAACATCGGTGTGACAAAGTGTCATGTCTGGGGGCTGTGGTATCTAATCCGCATTTTCCGTGCGTGTCTCGCATTTGTGGATTGTTACCCATCCGATCTTCCTTCGGAGGATGATACTGATCTACGACTTATGTCCGTCCGTTGTCACTTTGTCGTCGCCGCGGCACTTATCTCCCAGGCTCGTACTGGGGACAAGGTTGATGAACAGCTGCAGCAGTACCTTGAAACAAGACGGCACATTTCAGAATTCGACACCCTTTTTGACGCTCATTTTCGAAACGATTCCAAGTCTCAGGTATATCCCGACCTCCTGGCCAAGCTGTCAACGCTTtttgtctttgactttgagagtGCCGTGTGCTTGAAGAGTTGGGACGATCTTAGACATATCATTAGGAAGGCTCGGATTTgcaaagatgagatgatgtATAAGGCAATGGGAGACTGCTTGTTAAGGAGTGAAGCTTCAGGAAACG TCGTATATGGAACCATGCGGCTTATAATCAATGAGATATTCTCACTGGAGCAATTTGACAATCAGCAACTCGCAAAGTACATGCGATGCATGTTCCAAGCTATTCTACCCCTGGACGACAACCTTGCTTTCCAGGTGGTGGAACAAGCAGTCCAAATAGCACGCGAAGGAAGCCAA ATGCAGAAGCCTTTCCCTGCAGAGGACTTGGACTGGATCATCGCAACAACATTTAATCATGCGATTGATATCTTGGCGAGAGGTGATGAGGATCTATGTCAGCAATGGGCTATGAAGGCCCTTGACCTGACCGAGTATATGGATGATAATGGCGATATGCGAGATATGCTGCGTGAGAGAGTTGTCAAGTTGGACTTGAGCAAAGGGGCGCCAAGCTGA